One genomic region from Bactrocera tryoni isolate S06 chromosome 3, CSIRO_BtryS06_freeze2, whole genome shotgun sequence encodes:
- the LOC120771740 gene encoding protein TsetseEP-like, with the protein MQPATLAIFALALIGTTVAGPHTSVARAKADNAILNLLAESNLLGSAADPAITTECFNHFMPILNQISTNFSLQYEQCVSLATQATANLTTSAAQGRATFVNETTAMCSAFTSCNSDSDNLDFFNCYAAAASADVNEIYNLSADASNAAISLKGELQQIKNTEKICTNNAQLTYTEQTSETYKELNACFVNGLPIATTVADN; encoded by the exons ATGCAACCTGCAACTTTAGCAATTTTCGCTCTGGCACTCATTGGCACCACAGTG GCTGGACCGCACACCTCAGTTGCCCGGGCTAAGGCTGACAATGCTATACTCAACTTGCTCGCCGAATCCAATTTATTAGGTTCCGCAGCTGATCCTGCAATCACTACCGAATGCTTCAACCATTTTATGCCAATCTTAAATCAAATTTCCACCAACTTCTCGTTGCAATATGAGCAATGTGTTAGCCTGGCCACACAAGCCACAGCGAATCTCACTACCTCAGCTGCGCAGGGTCGTGCAACTTTCGTGAATGAGACCACTGCTATGTGCAGTGCTTTCACCTCCTGCAACAGTGACAGCGACAACTTGGACTTCTTCAACTGTTACGCCGCAGCT GCATCTGCTGATGTCAATGAGATCTATAATCTGTCTGCAGATGCTTCGAATGCCGCCATTTCGCTTAAAGGTGAACTGCAGCAAATCAAGAATACTGAGAAAATCTGCACTAACAACGCTCAGCTCACATATACTGAGCAGACCTCTGAGACTTATAAGGAACTGAATGCTTGTTTTGTCAATGGTTTACCAATCGCTACGACTGTTGCTGATAATTAA
- the LOC120773078 gene encoding uncharacterized protein LOC120773078: MSCSLVFSLLTVLFVAMQTHAGLTRHHSRVHEFNADQTLIDFLLNTRNFQQSDPRRSNECFGYYLPKLTDCYEEYEKDYSQCLDSSEDRRKKIDESTHKQREEIEDSSEHACKLLENCVPKKDSIDYFECFELASNSNQRTMYKVSTNASDTLAKVKQAYSESDYQENVCLVDSKRKYDGNNKVIYNSLQSCLNGESDVPTTTTAYPSHTTKSTTHISPDPTTTEKY; encoded by the exons ATGTCGTGCTCATTGGTATTCTCCCTACTTACCGTCCTTTTCGTCGCCATGCAAACTCATGCGGGCCTAACACGTCATCACAGCAGAGTACACGAATTCAACGCCGATCAAACTTTGATCGATTTCTTATTGAACACGCGCAACTTCCAGCAAAGTGATCCAAGGCGTTCCAACGAATGCTTCGGCTACTATTTGCCAAAACTCACCGATTGCTATGAGGAATATGAAAAGGACTATTCGCAATGTTTGGATAGTTCCGAGGATAGACGCAAAAAAATCGACGAGTCAACACATAAACAGCGAGAAGAAATCGAAGATTCGAGTGAGCATGCCTGCAAGTTGCTCGAAAACTGTGTACCCAAAAAGGACTCGATTGATTACTTTGAGTGCTTCGAGTTGGCT AGTAATTCAAATCAGCGTACGATGTATAAAGTTTCCACAAATGCCTCCGATACGTTGGCTAAAGTGAAACAAGCTTATAGCGAATCCGATTATCAGGAGAATGTTTGCCTGGTCGATTCAAAGCGCAAATACGATGGAAATAATAAAGTCATCTACAACAGTTTGCAAAGTTGCCTAAATGGTGAATCTGATgtaccaacaacaaccacagcgtACCCAAGTCACACAACAAAGTCAACAACGCATATATCTCCGGATCCAACTacaactgaaaaatattaa
- the LOC120771355 gene encoding protein TsetseEP-like yields the protein MFKIVLCVLSTILVAECALPSHISARADISLGNFLLAHQGRATTPSSMQCFSLYVPLLTEASNQWAAEYEKCVKAAEDGRDNILAQASSQQKDISTLAGGVCNYVQSCDVISDSLSALDCFGYLSSNTLSTIYTVSNNASDLAATLRQQINLIDVESYRCSNASERQYVERTGQIYTALNFCLENGPPPTIAPPTTSTAATPAPLSAAVNDIKPISAPRRTPLGVLNSQPRSAIPAPRSGLITVLNNSWQQNGDQAAQNV from the exons atgtttaaaatcgtATTGTGTGTGCTCAGCACAATCCTGGTGGCGGAG TGCGCGCTCCCAAGCCACATTTCGGCTCGTGCCGATATCTCATTGGGCAACTTTCTGCTGGCCCATCAAGGACGCGCCACAACACCGTCATCAATGCAATGTTTCAGTCTTTATGTGCCGCTGCTGACCGAAGCGTCCAACCAGTGGGCCGCAGAATATGAGAAATGCGTGAAAGCGGCCGAAGATGGTCGTGATAATATTTTGGCGCAGGCGAGCTCGCAACAGAAAGACATCTCTACATTGGCAGGTGGTGTTTGTAATTACGTGCAATCGTGTGATGTTATCAGTGATTCGTTGTCGGCGCTCGACTGTTTCGGCTACTTG TCTTCAAACACACTATCCACCATTTACACGGTCTCCAATAATGCTTCCGATCTAGCAGCTACCTTGCGTCAGCAAATAAACCTCATTGACGTCGAGTCCTATCGCTGCTCAAACGCAAGTGAACGTCAGTATGTGGAGCGCACAGGACAAATCTACACGGCGCTCAATTTTTGCTTGGAAAATGGCCCACCACCAACAATAGCACCACCCACCACCTCCACTGCCGCCACCCCTGCTCCATTGTCCGCTGCCGTAAATGATATCAAACCGATTTCTGCTCCTCGTCGTACGCCCCTGGGTGTTTTGAACAGTCAACCTCGTTCGGCTATTCCTGCACCGAGGAGTGGTTTAATTACCGTTTTAAATAATTCGTGGCAACAAAATGGAGATCAAGCGGCACAAAATGTGTAA
- the LOC120772916 gene encoding uncharacterized protein LOC120772916, which translates to MSNPSTMAQRVSLLKQLESPPLSLLLLLLWFTNSCCNRALAFAVLPENVVGVGAGMPANDIVVGDVALLLTRVENDCFETFLQESRNASNTYASAYRECQMLGSRKRMEFVSAEWSTREDMTEQVTELCTNICDCAQIAGDMEFFQCSAQHSLRGVNTMQQVYLNSTAAIVELEHKYEEAEKQILLCIIEAEQKYVDSSSKAFLKLSKCLKAT; encoded by the exons ATGTCTAACCCATCAACAATGGCTCAGCGAGTGTCATTGTTAAAACAGTTAGAGTCGCCGCCGCTGTCGCTGTTGCTGCTTTTGCTGTGGTTCACCAACAGCTGTTGCAATCGGGCGCTGGCATTTGCGGTATTACCGGAGAATGTGGTTGGTGTTGGCGCCGGTATGCCAGCGAatgatattgttgttggcgaTGTCGCTCTGCTGTTGACGCGCGTTGAAAATGATTGCTTTGAGACATTTTTGCAGGAGAGTCGAAATGCGAGCAACACCTATGCGTCGGCATATCGGGAATGCCAAATGTTGGGCAGTCGGAAGCGCATGGAATTTGTGAGTGCGGAATGGTCAACGCGAGAGGATATGACGGAGCAAGTGACCGAGTTGTGTACGAATATTTGTGATTGTGCACAAATTGCGGGTGATATGGAGTTCTTTCAATGCAGCGCCCAACAT TCCCTTAGAGGTGTGAACACAATGCAGCAAGTATACCTGAATTCCACCGCCGCCATTGTGGAATTGGAACACAAATATGAAGAAGCGGAAAAGCAGATTCTTCTTTGTATTATCGAGGCCGAGCAGAAATATGTGGATTCATCTAGTAAAGCGTTTCTAAAGCTGTCGAAATGTCTGAAAGCCACTtga